One genomic window of Globicephala melas chromosome 8, mGloMel1.2, whole genome shotgun sequence includes the following:
- the MYOD1 gene encoding myoblast determination protein 1: MELLSPPIRDVDLTGPDGSLCNFATADDFYDDPCFDSPDLRFFEDLDPRLVHVGALLKPEEHSHFPAAAHPVPGAREDEHVRAPSGHHQAGRCLLWACKACKRKTTNADRRKAATMRERRRLSKVNEAFETLKRCTSSNPNQRLPKVEILRNAIRYIEGLQALLRDQDAAPPGAAAAFYAPGPLPPGRGGEHYSGDSDASSPRSNCSDGMMDYSGPPSGARRRNCYEGTYYSEAPNEPRPGKSAAVSSLDCLSSIVERISTESPAAPALLLADAPPASSPGPQEAAAGSEVERGSPTPSPDTAPQCPAGANPNPIYQVL, from the exons ATGGAGCTGCTTTCGCCGCCGATCCGCGACGTAGACTTGACGGGCCCCGACGGCTCTCTGTGCAACTTTGCAACAGCGGACGACTTCTATGATGACCCGTGTTTCGACTCCCCGGACCTGCGATTCTTCGAGGACCTGGATCCGCGCCTCGTGCACGTGGGCGCGCTCCTGAAGCCCGAGGAACACTCGCACTTCCCTGCGGCCGCGCACCCGGTGCCGGGCGCGCGCGAGGATGAGCATGTGCGCGCGCCCAGCGGGCACCACCAGGCGGGCCGCTGTCTACTGTGGGCCTGCAAGGCGTGCAAACGCAAGACCACTAACGCGGACCGCCGCAAGGCCGCTACCATGCGCGAGCGGCGCCGCCTGAGCAAAGTCAACGAGGCCTTCGAGACGCTCAAGCGCTGCACGTCTAGCAACCCAAACCAGCGGCTGCCCAAGGTGGAGATCCTGCGCAACGCCATCCGCTACATCGAAGGTCTGCAGGCGCTGCTTCGCGACCAGGACGCCGCGCCCCCTGGTGCTGCCGCTGCCTTTTACGCGCCTGGCCCTTTGCCCCCAGGCCGCGGCGGCGAGCACTACAGCGGCGACTCGGACGCGTCCAGCCCGCGCTCCAATTGCTCCGACGGCATG ATGGACTACAGCGGCCCCCCGAGCGGTGCCCGGCGGCGGAACTGCTACGAAGGCACCTACTACAGCGAGGCGCCCAACG AACCCCGGCCCGGGAAGAGTGCTGCGGTGTCGAGCCTCGACTGCCTGTCCAGCATCGTGGAGCGCATCTCCACCGAGAGCCCCGCCGCGCCCGCTCTTCTGCTGGCCGACGCGCCGCCGGCGTCGTCTCCAGGCCCGCAAGAGGCGGCCGCCGGGAGCGAGGTCGAGCGCGGcagccccaccccttcccccgaCACCGCCCCTCAGTGCCCAGCGGGCGCGAACCCCAACCCGATCTACCAGGTGCTCTGA